The following proteins come from a genomic window of Gynuella sunshinyii YC6258:
- a CDS encoding carbohydrate ABC transporter permease, with translation MNKSTSLGPFMLSPALLFVTLFFLLPVVMTAVFSFTTMSTATGITGGRYQISPASLRVLAGDYQLPELARQLGQQRYHIDDSGLNILREEQENTELVDEIQQKLSGQSFTQRRDLERALRQLNHRPRNVRKIKEIAEAFQHTVGSEPFDSADALLKAIQDSGVTLTESEQQAVIKSSYTGWHWSLENYRRMVSLPDTATALFNTLIYVLFTLMLFNLGFALCLALMTHYLPPRSGAFFRGLWLLPRISPPVLYVLLWKWVAWDTGFLSALLANFDVAPRNWMLNSATNAWVFIILINGFVGASMGMLIFSSAIKAIPQTQFWASDVDGASRWQQIRYIILPQLRWPILFITCYQTLSLLASFDLILLATDGGPGGTTEVWSLKAYHTALNNYAGNLQYGYGAALAMVLVVMGLVLSLLYLRVFKFDRLVSKPRIEI, from the coding sequence ATGAATAAATCCACGTCTCTAGGGCCCTTCATGTTGTCGCCGGCCCTGCTGTTTGTGACATTATTTTTTCTGCTGCCGGTAGTCATGACGGCGGTATTTTCATTTACCACGATGAGTACGGCTACCGGGATTACCGGTGGACGCTATCAGATCAGCCCGGCGTCACTCAGAGTGCTGGCAGGGGATTATCAGCTGCCTGAACTGGCCAGACAGTTGGGTCAGCAACGCTATCATATCGACGATTCCGGCCTGAATATTCTGCGGGAAGAGCAGGAAAATACCGAGCTGGTTGATGAAATCCAGCAGAAGCTCTCGGGCCAGAGCTTCACTCAGCGGCGCGATCTTGAACGGGCGTTACGACAACTCAATCACCGTCCTCGCAATGTTCGAAAAATCAAAGAAATTGCCGAAGCTTTTCAGCATACCGTCGGCAGTGAACCTTTTGACAGTGCAGACGCCTTGCTCAAGGCCATTCAGGACAGCGGAGTAACCCTGACGGAATCAGAACAACAGGCGGTGATCAAAAGCAGTTATACCGGCTGGCACTGGAGTCTCGAAAACTATCGTCGCATGGTGTCTTTACCAGATACCGCAACTGCCTTGTTCAATACATTGATCTACGTGTTGTTCACGCTGATGCTGTTTAATCTGGGATTTGCACTGTGTCTGGCTCTGATGACCCATTATCTGCCGCCACGCAGCGGCGCGTTTTTTCGAGGCCTGTGGTTACTGCCGCGTATTTCTCCGCCGGTATTATATGTGTTGCTGTGGAAATGGGTGGCCTGGGATACCGGGTTTCTCTCTGCTTTGCTGGCCAACTTCGACGTTGCTCCTAGAAACTGGATGTTGAACTCTGCCACCAATGCCTGGGTGTTCATTATTCTGATCAACGGTTTTGTGGGCGCGTCCATGGGCATGCTGATTTTTTCCTCGGCCATCAAAGCGATTCCGCAAACCCAGTTTTGGGCCAGTGATGTTGATGGTGCCAGTCGCTGGCAACAGATCCGCTACATCATATTGCCACAGCTGCGCTGGCCGATCCTGTTCATCACCTGTTATCAGACGCTATCGTTACTGGCCTCGTTCGATCTGATTCTGCTGGCCACCGATGGTGGTCCAGGGGGAACAACGGAAGTCTGGTCTCTCAAGGCCTACCACACGGCGCTGAATAATTATGCCGGTAACCTGCAATATGGTTATGGCGCAGCTTTGGCGATGGTGCTGGTGGTGATGGGTCTGGTGCTGTCATTGTTGTATCTGCGGGTCTTTAAGTTCGACCGACTGGTCAGCAAACCACGTATTGAGATTTGA
- a CDS encoding ATP-binding protein yields the protein MRLNSLRSRLLVATLAVTVTFTPLTGFALHKAFRSSLEAGVSEQLQLQIYNLLAEAVLKDNRLEIPFSLRDERLNNSQSGLFAFASTQRKLQWKSGSTRWGRELETFLELPSLESGASESGEWRLGKEKYFYRRFQVVWEDSEQHEIPIQFTVMQTQVPFQAQLKTFTKLLRIWLLALVFGLILAWIAILRWGLQPMRRLAVELRRVEAGKQQQLSGDYPDEIQPITYNLNRVLEAEQDQRERYQKTLADLAHSLKTPLAVIKAAPTQEDLVEQVERMDQIIGYQLNRAVVSKKTGFVGKPCLLLENAERLTKALSRVYPDVHIDTSAVSPDYQMRMDEKDLLEILGNLMENACKYGHGKVRLVAAENEFRVEDNGPGIPENERLQVLQRGVRLDSLQRGQGIGMAVVADIISSYDYELIIDDSELGGASFIVRY from the coding sequence ATGCGTCTAAACTCCCTCCGTAGCCGACTGCTGGTGGCAACACTGGCAGTGACGGTTACATTTACCCCGTTGACCGGCTTTGCTTTGCATAAAGCCTTTCGCTCCAGCCTTGAGGCCGGTGTCAGCGAACAACTGCAATTACAGATCTACAACCTGCTGGCTGAAGCTGTTCTGAAAGATAACCGTCTGGAAATTCCATTCTCGCTGCGGGACGAGCGTCTTAACAATTCTCAAAGCGGTCTATTTGCGTTTGCCAGCACGCAGCGTAAATTACAGTGGAAATCAGGTTCCACCCGTTGGGGCAGAGAGCTTGAAACATTTCTTGAGTTACCCTCATTGGAGTCAGGTGCATCAGAAAGCGGTGAGTGGCGACTGGGAAAGGAAAAATACTTTTATCGTCGTTTTCAGGTGGTTTGGGAAGACTCGGAGCAGCATGAAATTCCGATCCAGTTCACTGTTATGCAAACCCAGGTACCGTTTCAGGCCCAGTTGAAGACTTTTACCAAGTTACTGCGGATCTGGTTACTTGCGTTGGTGTTTGGACTGATCCTCGCGTGGATTGCCATTCTTCGCTGGGGATTGCAGCCAATGCGAAGACTGGCCGTTGAATTGCGCCGGGTCGAGGCCGGCAAACAGCAGCAATTGTCCGGCGATTATCCCGATGAAATACAACCTATCACCTACAATCTGAACCGTGTGCTTGAGGCCGAGCAGGATCAGCGGGAACGTTATCAGAAAACGCTCGCAGATCTGGCTCACAGTTTGAAGACTCCGCTGGCGGTTATCAAAGCGGCCCCCACCCAGGAAGATCTGGTCGAGCAAGTTGAAAGGATGGATCAGATCATTGGTTATCAGCTTAACCGCGCAGTGGTGAGCAAAAAGACAGGTTTTGTCGGCAAACCCTGTCTACTGCTTGAAAATGCAGAACGTCTTACCAAAGCCCTGAGTCGGGTATATCCGGATGTCCATATCGATACATCAGCTGTAAGTCCGGATTACCAGATGCGGATGGACGAAAAGGATTTACTGGAAATCCTGGGTAACCTGATGGAAAACGCCTGCAAATATGGCCATGGTAAAGTGCGTCTGGTTGCCGCAGAAAATGAGTTTCGGGTTGAGGACAATGGTCCGGGGATTCCTGAAAATGAACGCTTGCAGGTATTACAGCGCGGTGTACGGTTGGATTCTCTTCAGCGGGGTCAGGGTATAGGCATGGCTGTCGTAGCCGATATTATCAGTAGTTATGATTATGAACTGATCATAGATGACAGCGAGCTGGGTGGAGCCAGTTTTATCGTCCGATACTGA
- a CDS encoding sensor domain-containing diguanylate cyclase → MEIELVREHIKSLLDRSWNMAKASPVDAIAEAHQAENLALEIDDTFLVQQSRFNRSWCLLYTGKYHQALGLLLDLLPWYDDYGDSYWLSKMYNAIGYTQQRLSRFGEALESYWKAREHAINASNTAEIFTTTNNLASLEIEKGEYQIALQLIAEADKRMKQDVPDHLLADIRLNRCKAQIAVNDVSQGEINLRKVINFARDLDYKTLEFDGLITLAMIYSERGQEDEAMVSISEAMKLALSLANTDLVSIVYLRRAQVLNARNNVTEAIENLSKCLYFVDQRDNKVALDAHRLLSSLYKHMGNYRQALEHYHNGSQLEKNIFHTESKAQIEALQIQLQAEKRIRETQLARIRNKELNARNQQLEIINLIGREVASSLDIHRIIQTLHKHFAELMGVQILGVALINEQTQALDFKYFIEKDMMLESFSIPLDTHASYATYAVNTGELVFSNNAREDAYEYFGNVQDNIVQGSFIYVPLYKDDAVYALFTLQSNKIQAFKVAHIELVRSVSLFLSIAILNALTHQHIQTLTREIVKEKNEIAHLASHDRLTKLNNRIGLESHFDQLSSQEGIQFAVVYIDLDKFKPVNDQYGHEIGDEVLQILAERMRRATRRSDIAARIGGDEFVIILNGVSTEAEAQQIVMQLQEKLSSPISVRDLILKLEASFGIAFYPEHGHSLKAMLKASDEAMYRVKYRDDKEPPFAVAVDFDDKP, encoded by the coding sequence ATGGAAATAGAACTAGTAAGGGAACATATTAAGTCGCTGCTCGACCGAAGCTGGAACATGGCCAAAGCCTCTCCAGTGGATGCCATTGCAGAAGCACACCAGGCCGAAAATCTCGCTCTGGAAATCGATGACACCTTTCTGGTACAGCAATCCCGTTTTAATCGTTCCTGGTGCCTGCTTTACACCGGAAAATACCATCAGGCACTTGGACTGTTGCTTGATCTGTTGCCGTGGTATGACGACTATGGTGACAGTTACTGGTTATCCAAGATGTACAATGCCATCGGTTATACCCAGCAGCGACTATCACGTTTTGGTGAGGCGTTGGAATCCTATTGGAAAGCCCGTGAGCATGCTATTAATGCCAGTAATACCGCCGAAATATTCACCACTACCAATAATCTGGCTTCACTGGAGATTGAAAAAGGTGAATATCAGATTGCCCTGCAGCTGATCGCTGAAGCTGACAAGCGGATGAAGCAGGATGTGCCCGACCATCTGCTGGCGGATATCCGGTTGAACCGCTGTAAAGCACAAATCGCCGTTAATGATGTCAGCCAGGGAGAAATCAATCTTCGCAAAGTCATCAACTTTGCCAGAGATCTCGACTATAAAACCCTGGAATTTGACGGTCTGATCACCTTGGCGATGATTTACAGCGAGCGCGGTCAGGAAGATGAGGCAATGGTGTCCATTAGCGAAGCCATGAAGCTGGCCCTGAGTCTGGCCAACACCGATCTGGTCAGCATCGTATATCTGCGCCGGGCCCAGGTGCTCAATGCCCGCAACAACGTCACTGAAGCCATCGAAAACCTTTCCAAGTGCCTGTATTTTGTCGATCAGCGCGACAACAAAGTGGCCCTGGACGCCCATCGTTTACTGTCTTCGCTCTATAAACATATGGGTAATTACCGGCAGGCCCTGGAGCATTATCACAATGGCAGTCAGCTGGAAAAAAACATATTTCATACGGAGTCAAAGGCTCAGATCGAAGCGCTTCAAATTCAGTTGCAGGCAGAAAAACGGATTCGTGAAACCCAACTGGCCCGGATTCGCAACAAAGAGCTTAATGCCCGTAATCAGCAATTGGAAATCATTAACCTGATTGGTCGGGAAGTGGCTTCCTCACTGGATATCCATCGTATTATTCAGACTCTGCACAAACACTTTGCAGAGTTGATGGGAGTGCAGATTCTGGGTGTTGCGCTGATCAATGAACAAACACAGGCGCTGGACTTCAAGTACTTCATCGAAAAAGACATGATGCTTGAGTCATTCAGTATTCCTCTGGATACCCATGCAAGTTATGCCACTTATGCGGTTAATACCGGTGAACTGGTATTCAGTAACAATGCCCGTGAAGACGCATATGAGTATTTTGGCAATGTGCAGGACAACATTGTTCAGGGCTCTTTCATTTATGTGCCGTTGTATAAGGATGATGCGGTATATGCGCTGTTTACGTTGCAGAGCAACAAAATTCAGGCATTTAAAGTTGCTCATATTGAACTGGTCAGATCGGTTTCGCTGTTTTTATCCATCGCTATTCTGAACGCTCTGACCCATCAGCATATTCAGACGCTGACCCGGGAAATCGTCAAAGAGAAAAATGAAATTGCCCATCTGGCCAGTCATGACCGACTGACCAAACTGAACAACCGGATCGGGCTGGAGAGCCATTTTGATCAGTTGAGTTCCCAGGAAGGGATTCAGTTTGCGGTGGTGTATATCGATCTCGATAAATTCAAGCCCGTCAATGATCAATATGGTCATGAAATCGGCGATGAAGTCCTGCAGATTCTGGCTGAAAGGATGCGCAGGGCCACCCGTCGTTCGGACATCGCTGCACGTATTGGCGGTGATGAGTTTGTAATCATCCTCAATGGCGTCAGCACGGAGGCGGAAGCTCAGCAGATTGTCATGCAACTGCAGGAAAAACTGAGCTCACCGATTTCGGTCCGGGATCTGATTCTGAAACTGGAAGCCAGTTTTGGTATTGCCTTCTACCCCGAACATGGCCACAGTCTGAAAGCCATGTTAAAGGCCTCTGATGAAGCGATGTATCGGGTCAAGTATCGCGATGATAAAGAGCCTCCGTTTGCTGTAGCTGTCGACTTCGACGACAAACCCTGA
- a CDS encoding ABC transporter ATP-binding protein, which yields MGIQIRNFTKRFGQTTVIDNMNLDIESGEMIALLGPSGCGKSTTLFAISGIHKIDEGQLLLAGEDVTGKPPQQRNVGVIFQSYALYPHMTVEENIGFPLMIRKEAKADIKRKVQEMTELVGLKGLLGRKPAELSGGQQQRVSLARAMIRRPEVLLLDEPLANLDARLRITMRAEIRRIQQETGITAVLVTHDQVEAMSMCDRIAIMRDGKVLQYDTPEQMYQVPANDYVAGFMGNPPTSFLSGHLEHGTFRSLEADVQLPLPVLHSYSDQPVRLGLRPEHVRLEPQSANTATISFIENQGRELLYDLTLADGSVIRTIQPVNLHYGVGQSVHWDIDPHHILVFDEQGDLIHAG from the coding sequence ATGGGTATACAAATACGTAATTTTACCAAGAGATTCGGGCAGACCACCGTCATCGACAATATGAATCTGGACATTGAGAGTGGGGAAATGATCGCACTGCTCGGACCATCCGGCTGTGGTAAATCCACAACGTTGTTTGCCATCAGTGGGATCCACAAAATCGATGAGGGTCAGCTGCTGCTGGCGGGTGAGGATGTCACCGGCAAACCGCCTCAGCAACGTAACGTCGGGGTGATCTTTCAGTCTTATGCGCTCTACCCGCATATGACCGTGGAAGAGAACATCGGTTTTCCGCTGATGATCCGAAAGGAAGCCAAAGCTGACATTAAACGGAAGGTCCAGGAAATGACCGAACTGGTCGGCCTGAAAGGATTGCTTGGACGTAAACCGGCAGAACTGTCGGGTGGTCAGCAGCAGCGGGTATCTCTGGCGCGGGCCATGATCCGTCGTCCGGAGGTGCTGCTGCTGGATGAACCGCTGGCCAATCTCGACGCCAGACTGCGCATCACCATGCGGGCGGAAATCCGGCGAATCCAGCAGGAGACCGGCATTACCGCAGTACTGGTGACCCACGATCAGGTGGAAGCCATGAGCATGTGTGACCGCATTGCCATCATGCGTGATGGCAAAGTGCTGCAATATGATACGCCGGAGCAGATGTATCAGGTTCCGGCCAATGATTATGTGGCCGGATTTATGGGCAATCCGCCGACTTCGTTTCTGTCCGGCCACTTGGAGCACGGAACCTTCCGCAGTCTTGAAGCTGATGTTCAATTACCGTTACCGGTTTTGCACAGCTACAGTGATCAGCCGGTCAGGCTGGGTCTGCGACCTGAACATGTACGCCTGGAACCACAGAGTGCCAATACCGCCACGATCAGTTTTATCGAGAATCAGGGGCGGGAACTGCTGTATGACCTGACCCTGGCCGATGGCAGTGTCATCCGCACCATCCAGCCGGTCAACCTGCATTACGGTGTTGGTCAGAGTGTCCACTGGGATATCGATCCCCACCATATTCTGGTGTTCGATGAACAGGGAGATCTGATTCATGCCGGTTAA
- a CDS encoding response regulator transcription factor: protein MRVLIIEDHERLGTTLKEVLTAKGYAVDWVSDGEAGLFHGQEYDYDIAVVDLGLPKIDGVEVIKQLRSQGKTYPILILTARGNWQDKVVGLEAGADDYLVKPFVNEELLARLNALLRRSAGMSSPEISIGPIQLNTARKEVKVHGQVAELTSYEYNCLEYLVLNRDKVISKLKLTEHLYDQDFDRDSNVIEVFIGRLRKKIDPDNDIKPILTVRGQGYRINDDLCV, encoded by the coding sequence ATGCGGGTACTCATTATCGAAGATCACGAGCGTTTGGGTACAACGCTTAAAGAAGTGCTGACTGCCAAAGGATATGCAGTGGATTGGGTCAGTGATGGTGAAGCGGGCCTGTTTCATGGTCAGGAATACGATTATGACATTGCGGTAGTCGACCTGGGCCTGCCAAAAATTGATGGTGTTGAAGTCATCAAACAACTTCGCAGTCAGGGGAAAACCTATCCTATTCTGATTTTAACTGCGCGTGGCAATTGGCAGGATAAAGTCGTTGGCCTTGAAGCCGGAGCCGATGATTATCTGGTGAAACCGTTTGTTAACGAAGAACTGTTGGCCCGTTTGAATGCTTTGTTGCGACGTTCCGCCGGAATGTCCTCTCCGGAAATTTCCATTGGTCCCATTCAACTCAATACGGCTAGAAAAGAAGTCAAAGTACATGGTCAGGTGGCAGAGTTGACCTCTTACGAATACAACTGCCTTGAGTATCTGGTACTGAACCGCGATAAAGTGATCTCCAAGTTAAAGCTTACTGAGCACCTGTATGACCAGGACTTTGACCGCGACAGTAATGTGATTGAAGTGTTTATTGGCCGTCTGCGCAAGAAAATCGATCCTGATAACGATATCAAACCGATACTGACCGTCCGTGGGCAGGGTTATCGAATCAACGACGATCTATGCGTCTAA
- a CDS encoding carbohydrate ABC transporter permease has protein sequence MRSAKLPFVILSILSVPLALMYLYLLIDTFTISEPGSLMPRGFTLEHWRFLWQDLPGRANIWQVTLNTIIFATITTTLVLLLSSSAAYALSRLNIPGRRILLGGAMVLHAFPSVTLLIAIFLILQYVGLYDTIAGVVIIKASLELPLGIWILKGFYDTVPWEIEMAAIQDGASRFYTWRKIVLPQIKPALAALAIFSFLASWSEYILPQVLAPGNHAQVLSVYLAGLIADDSHFDMALFKSVGLFYVLPVFALFLIFQKQLMNMYGGGTKG, from the coding sequence ATGCGCTCTGCCAAACTGCCATTTGTCATTCTGAGTATCCTCAGCGTACCGCTGGCACTGATGTATCTGTATCTGCTGATCGACACGTTTACCATCAGTGAGCCAGGGTCGCTGATGCCCCGTGGTTTTACCCTGGAGCACTGGCGTTTTCTCTGGCAGGACCTGCCGGGGCGCGCCAATATCTGGCAGGTAACCCTGAACACGATCATATTTGCCACCATCACCACCACGCTGGTGTTGTTGTTATCGTCCAGCGCTGCCTACGCGCTGTCACGATTGAATATCCCCGGTCGTCGCATCCTGCTGGGCGGAGCAATGGTGTTACACGCTTTTCCCAGCGTGACGCTGTTGATCGCCATTTTTCTGATTCTGCAATATGTCGGTCTGTACGACACCATTGCCGGCGTGGTGATCATCAAAGCCTCTCTGGAACTGCCGCTGGGGATCTGGATTCTGAAAGGGTTTTACGACACGGTGCCCTGGGAGATCGAAATGGCAGCCATCCAGGATGGTGCCAGCCGTTTTTATACCTGGCGCAAAATTGTGTTGCCGCAAATTAAACCGGCGCTCGCCGCACTGGCGATTTTTTCATTTCTGGCCAGCTGGAGTGAATACATCCTGCCCCAGGTACTGGCACCCGGAAATCATGCGCAAGTGTTATCGGTGTATCTGGCCGGCCTGATCGCCGATGACAGTCATTTTGATATGGCGCTGTTCAAATCGGTCGGACTGTTTTATGTGCTGCCGGTCTTTGCATTGTTCCTGATTTTCCAAAAACAACTGATGAATATGTACGGTGGAGGTACCAAGGGCTGA
- a CDS encoding extracellular solute-binding protein, translating to MKWLASGLLCSALLTSGLTLAKDYTISVVAGGSSDADSYRTEAIAMAADILMREAAVAGESLNIKVEQRSYNNWDDFKQAVTLAAESGKAPNIVVTGHEDIAAWAQSGLIVPIEDYISLDSWPVNNIYPNLLNIASYNNRVYGLPQDAEARPFFAWKDHLAKLGYSAADIDAFPDKIATGEYTLYDMLNDAKKAQDMGLVEPGYGFYPRVSNGPDYWQFYTSFGGQLQDPQSHRLVFDQEAARKTYQFFIDAVKMGVTRKNHIGTPWDQWYAEVAHGKAMFWHGGTWHYARYTGKEGLTDFFGNIQFSLIPAGDRSGKANTLTHPLVYLLTDQKNDDVQEIAAKLIQIASEPRINTLHAIKSSHLGITKEQLNIPLYANNRWAMEATERLLPYASAMPNDTDFGNFWNIYWKGLEAAWTGQKTAEQAVKEAVTELRATMANSVIIR from the coding sequence ATGAAATGGTTAGCATCAGGTCTGTTGTGTTCAGCATTGCTGACAAGCGGATTGACACTTGCGAAAGATTATACAATCTCGGTCGTGGCCGGGGGATCCAGTGACGCAGACAGCTATCGCACCGAGGCGATAGCCATGGCTGCCGATATACTGATGCGGGAAGCCGCTGTGGCGGGTGAGTCGCTCAATATCAAAGTGGAACAGCGCAGTTATAACAACTGGGATGATTTCAAACAGGCTGTCACGCTGGCGGCTGAATCCGGTAAAGCGCCGAACATTGTGGTAACCGGACATGAAGACATCGCTGCCTGGGCGCAATCCGGATTGATCGTGCCGATAGAAGACTACATCAGTCTCGATTCGTGGCCGGTCAACAATATTTATCCCAATCTGCTGAATATCGCGTCCTATAACAACAGGGTATACGGTCTGCCTCAGGATGCTGAAGCGCGACCATTTTTTGCCTGGAAGGATCACCTGGCCAAATTGGGCTACAGTGCCGCCGATATCGACGCCTTTCCGGATAAAATCGCCACCGGTGAATATACCCTCTACGACATGCTCAACGATGCCAAAAAAGCCCAGGACATGGGGCTGGTGGAACCCGGATATGGATTTTACCCACGGGTATCCAACGGTCCTGACTACTGGCAGTTTTACACCAGTTTTGGCGGCCAGTTACAGGATCCCCAGAGTCATCGTCTGGTATTTGATCAGGAAGCGGCGCGGAAAACCTATCAGTTCTTCATCGATGCGGTCAAAATGGGGGTGACCCGCAAAAACCATATCGGTACGCCATGGGATCAGTGGTATGCCGAAGTGGCTCATGGCAAAGCGATGTTCTGGCATGGTGGTACCTGGCATTATGCCCGCTATACCGGCAAAGAAGGGCTGACGGACTTCTTCGGCAATATTCAATTCAGCCTGATTCCTGCCGGTGACCGCTCCGGAAAAGCCAATACCCTGACTCATCCGCTGGTCTATCTGCTGACCGATCAGAAAAATGACGACGTACAGGAAATCGCCGCCAAACTGATTCAGATTGCCTCCGAGCCACGAATTAACACCCTGCATGCGATCAAATCCTCCCATCTGGGCATCACTAAAGAACAACTCAATATTCCGCTCTATGCCAATAATCGTTGGGCTATGGAAGCCACTGAACGCCTGCTGCCTTACGCCAGTGCGATGCCCAATGACACCGACTTTGGCAACTTCTGGAATATCTACTGGAAAGGTCTGGAAGCTGCCTGGACCGGTCAGAAAACCGCAGAGCAGGCCGTGAAAGAAGCGGTCACAGAGCTGCGTGCCACGATGGCCAACAGCGTCATTATTCGCTGA
- a CDS encoding glycerophosphodiester phosphodiesterase, with the protein MPVKPLLLELQQSSRRQPLCIAHRGASAHRLENTLEAFQLAARMNADFWELDVWRSADGICVVSHDNHLRHATGQDIGIDALSYEQLQQYPLANGEQLPSLAAVIELAIRTDSGLYIELKDPGSGPEVVRLLQTARFEKAIIAGFDADAIAMLADQACPYPLAVMVAVSEDPLIKAATAQADIVHLCWEKADRHPHQRVTETLLRQAQEQQLAVVLWHEERPAELAHLLTLPVLAICTNNPELMNTYQPDPANAIAICCHRGAHRIAPENTLPAAELGLCMGAQVIELDLHTSLDGQLMVIHDSTLDRTTNLMGPVSDYTARQLAECDAGSWFHQDYQSAGIPLFSDYLHLIQRYQRQLFVELKQVDVDQVISEVSNHSLLESCFFWSFNSDYLDQIQHRYPQARVMRRRQDFPDLETLLASGTPAVVEYDYRIDDLTEMDRCRARGAQVMIRFFADRIEDALPVIELRPDLVNLDDPFLFQRAYQQWLNRQ; encoded by the coding sequence ATGCCGGTTAAGCCATTATTGCTGGAGTTGCAGCAATCGTCCCGTCGCCAGCCATTGTGCATTGCCCATCGCGGTGCCAGTGCGCATCGTCTGGAAAATACCCTGGAGGCCTTTCAGCTGGCCGCCAGGATGAATGCTGACTTTTGGGAGCTTGATGTCTGGCGGTCGGCCGATGGTATCTGTGTGGTCAGCCATGACAATCATCTGCGACATGCAACCGGTCAGGATATCGGCATCGATGCCTTGAGTTATGAACAGTTGCAACAGTATCCACTGGCTAATGGGGAACAACTCCCAAGCCTGGCTGCGGTTATTGAGTTGGCAATACGCACAGACAGTGGCCTGTATATTGAGTTGAAAGATCCAGGCAGCGGACCGGAAGTGGTCCGGTTATTACAAACAGCACGCTTCGAAAAGGCCATCATTGCCGGTTTTGATGCCGATGCCATTGCCATGCTGGCGGATCAGGCCTGCCCGTATCCATTGGCGGTCATGGTCGCAGTCAGTGAAGATCCATTGATCAAAGCTGCCACCGCCCAGGCGGATATTGTGCATCTGTGCTGGGAAAAAGCAGATCGGCATCCCCATCAACGGGTCACTGAAACATTACTTCGTCAGGCGCAGGAGCAACAGCTGGCGGTGGTTTTATGGCATGAGGAGAGACCTGCGGAACTGGCGCATTTGTTAACGTTGCCGGTACTGGCCATCTGTACCAACAATCCGGAGTTAATGAATACTTACCAACCGGATCCCGCCAATGCGATTGCCATCTGTTGTCATCGTGGTGCCCATCGGATTGCGCCGGAAAATACCCTGCCAGCGGCTGAACTCGGGTTGTGCATGGGGGCGCAGGTCATTGAACTGGATCTGCATACCAGTCTGGACGGACAACTGATGGTCATTCACGACTCGACCCTGGACCGTACCACCAATCTAATGGGACCGGTGTCTGACTACACCGCCCGGCAGTTGGCAGAGTGTGATGCCGGAAGCTGGTTTCATCAGGATTATCAGTCTGCGGGCATACCCTTGTTCAGTGATTACCTGCATCTGATTCAGCGCTATCAGCGTCAGCTGTTTGTAGAACTCAAACAGGTTGATGTTGACCAGGTAATTTCTGAAGTAAGTAATCACTCACTTTTGGAAAGCTGTTTTTTCTGGAGTTTTAACAGTGATTATCTGGATCAGATTCAGCATCGTTACCCGCAGGCCCGGGTGATGCGCCGGCGTCAGGATTTTCCGGATCTGGAGACCCTGCTGGCCAGTGGGACGCCCGCAGTGGTCGAATATGACTACCGCATTGATGATCTGACAGAAATGGATCGATGCCGCGCCCGTGGGGCTCAGGTCATGATCCGTTTCTTTGCGGACCGCATTGAAGATGCCTTACCGGTGATCGAACTCAGGCCGGATCTGGTCAACCTGGATGACCCGTTTCTGTTTCAACGGGCCTATCAGCAATGGTTGAACCGCCAATGA
- a CDS encoding glycine zipper 2TM domain-containing protein: protein MKLIRITGPVCVALMLAGTPMIAGADSYITKAKVIDSTPIYESIRHRQPIEVCRDDDDGYQHRSSVTGAVVGSVIGAAIGSQVISSHHHHDAVAGTIVGGAVGAAIGSQAGMKPQYRPHRQCHTEYDIDYREELVGYRVTYLYQGKEYQTRMQKRPGRFVRLRVEVSLLDDY from the coding sequence ATGAAGCTTATTAGAATAACCGGACCGGTCTGTGTAGCTCTGATGTTGGCGGGAACGCCAATGATTGCGGGTGCCGACAGCTATATCACGAAAGCCAAGGTCATCGATAGCACTCCCATTTATGAGTCCATCAGACATCGTCAACCCATAGAAGTCTGTCGTGATGATGATGACGGCTATCAGCATCGTAGCAGTGTGACCGGTGCTGTCGTTGGCAGCGTGATCGGAGCAGCGATTGGCAGTCAGGTCATCAGTTCTCATCATCATCATGATGCGGTTGCAGGGACTATCGTTGGTGGTGCCGTTGGTGCGGCAATTGGCAGTCAGGCGGGGATGAAGCCTCAGTACCGGCCACATCGGCAATGTCACACGGAATATGACATCGATTATCGTGAAGAGTTGGTGGGTTATCGGGTGACCTACCTTTATCAGGGAAAAGAATATCAGACCCGTATGCAAAAACGCCCTGGTCGTTTTGTTCGTCTCAGGGTTGAAGTATCCTTGTTGGATGACTATTAA